A section of the Agrococcus sp. SGAir0287 genome encodes:
- a CDS encoding metal ABC transporter permease yields the protein MSLDYFTRALLEAGLAGALAGLVGVLVVLRGRAFFTMSLTHATFPGAVLAAILGVSIPLGAAVTAVALVLVATLVGRIPTQGSAVASGIMLTAGFAVGSFAETAAHVPVDVGSFLTGTILATTQADLVLTAIVLVVAIVVLALYGRHLLFASFDETGFRAAGLAPARAEAVALALIAATVVAIMPALGAILAVGLIVAPAAAARRLVRSATAMLWLAPAIGIACAVAGLLVSRAWSVSAGGAITLIAAAVVGLVHLVPQRRDARAQAGSVVAS from the coding sequence ATGAGCCTCGACTACTTCACGCGGGCCCTGCTCGAGGCGGGCCTCGCGGGTGCGCTCGCAGGCCTCGTCGGCGTGCTCGTCGTGCTGCGCGGTCGCGCCTTCTTCACGATGTCGCTGACGCACGCGACCTTCCCGGGCGCAGTGCTCGCGGCGATCCTCGGCGTCTCCATCCCGCTCGGCGCCGCCGTGACCGCCGTCGCGCTCGTGCTCGTCGCGACGCTCGTCGGCCGCATCCCCACGCAGGGCTCCGCCGTCGCCTCGGGCATCATGCTCACCGCGGGCTTCGCGGTCGGATCGTTCGCCGAGACGGCCGCGCACGTGCCCGTCGACGTCGGCTCCTTCCTCACCGGCACGATCCTCGCGACGACCCAGGCGGACCTCGTCCTCACGGCCATCGTGCTCGTCGTCGCGATCGTCGTGCTCGCGCTCTACGGCAGGCACCTGCTGTTCGCGTCGTTCGACGAGACGGGCTTCCGCGCCGCAGGGCTCGCTCCCGCGCGCGCCGAGGCGGTCGCGCTCGCGCTCATCGCCGCGACCGTCGTCGCGATCATGCCCGCGCTCGGCGCCATCCTCGCGGTCGGCCTCATCGTCGCGCCCGCCGCCGCGGCACGGCGACTCGTGCGCTCGGCGACGGCGATGCTGTGGCTCGCGCCGGCGATCGGCATCGCGTGCGCCGTCGCCGGGCTCCTCGTCTCCCGCGCGTGGTCGGTGTCGGCCGGCGGCGCCATCACGCTCATCGCCGCCGCGGTCGTCGGGCTCGTGCACCTCGTGCCGCAGCGCCGCGACGCGCGGGCCCAGGCGGGTAGCGTGGTCGCATCATGA
- the map gene encoding type I methionyl aminopeptidase, with product MIEILSPREVEAAKPAGELVGRILSTIQSRVVPGTNLLEIDEWAAEMIRDAGATSCYVDYAPSFGRGPFGHHICTSVEDAVLHGLPYDRALRKGELLTLDIAVIVDGWACDSALTFGVGGTRPEDVAMVDATRVALEAGIAHAQVGNRIGDVSHAIGEVLRGAGFRINGQFGGHGIGSTMHQDPHVANDGAPGRGYALRPGLLLAIEPWVMAGTDELRMDADGWTLRSADGSRTAHSEHTVAITEDGPVVLTRRADEVPPAAPTQAA from the coding sequence ATGATCGAGATCCTCTCGCCGCGCGAGGTCGAGGCGGCGAAGCCTGCGGGCGAGCTCGTCGGCCGCATCCTCTCCACGATCCAGTCGCGCGTCGTGCCCGGCACGAACCTGCTCGAGATCGACGAGTGGGCTGCCGAGATGATCCGCGACGCCGGCGCCACCTCCTGCTACGTCGACTACGCGCCGTCGTTCGGTCGCGGACCCTTCGGCCACCACATCTGCACGTCCGTCGAAGACGCCGTGCTGCACGGGCTGCCCTATGACCGAGCGCTGCGGAAGGGCGAGCTGCTCACGCTCGACATCGCGGTGATCGTCGACGGCTGGGCGTGCGACTCGGCGCTGACGTTCGGCGTCGGCGGCACGCGCCCTGAGGACGTCGCGATGGTCGACGCCACGCGCGTCGCCCTCGAGGCGGGCATCGCGCACGCGCAGGTCGGCAACCGCATCGGCGACGTGAGCCATGCGATCGGGGAGGTGCTGCGCGGCGCGGGCTTCCGCATCAACGGCCAGTTCGGCGGCCACGGCATCGGCTCGACGATGCACCAGGACCCGCACGTCGCGAACGACGGCGCGCCCGGTCGCGGCTACGCGCTGCGCCCGGGCCTGCTGCTCGCGATCGAGCCGTGGGTCATGGCTGGCACCGACGAGCTCCGCATGGATGCCGACGGCTGGACGCTGCGCTCGGCCGACGGCTCGCGCACCGCGCACTCCGAGCACACCGTCGCGATCACCGAGGACGGCCCCGTCGTGCTCACACGGCGCGCCGACGAGGTGCCGCCCGCCGCGCCGACGCAGGCGGCCTGA
- a CDS encoding MarR family winged helix-turn-helix transcriptional regulator, producing MAVTDEMVCFALYASTRATTQAYRALLEPWGLTYPQYLVLVTLWIEGPQTVRSLGERMQLDSGTLSPLLRRMEEDGLVERSRRDDDGRVVDVRPTERGLALRGELAHVPTTIASAMGIADADDGQALLDRIHAVTDSLQRHAAQRSTDQRSTEQRSTTQRSTTA from the coding sequence ATGGCCGTGACCGACGAGATGGTGTGCTTCGCGCTCTACGCGTCGACGCGCGCCACGACGCAGGCGTACCGGGCGCTGCTCGAGCCGTGGGGCCTCACGTATCCGCAGTACCTCGTGCTCGTCACGCTGTGGATCGAGGGGCCGCAGACCGTCCGCTCGCTCGGCGAGCGCATGCAGCTCGACAGCGGCACCCTCTCCCCCCTGCTGCGGCGCATGGAGGAGGACGGCCTCGTCGAGCGGTCCCGCCGGGACGACGACGGACGCGTCGTCGACGTGCGCCCCACCGAGCGCGGCCTCGCACTGCGGGGCGAGCTCGCCCACGTGCCCACGACGATCGCGAGTGCCATGGGCATCGCCGACGCCGACGACGGGCAGGCGCTGCTCGACCGCATCCACGCCGTCACCGACTCGCTGCAGCGGCACGCAGCACAGCGCTCGACGGACCAGCGCTCGACGGAGCAGCGCTCGACGACGCAGCGCTCGACGACCGCCTGA
- a CDS encoding magnesium and cobalt transport protein CorA: protein MPIIDNAVYVDGRRIDDPSSLEQTFEHMRAASGMAWIGLLRPTAEELQEVAAELSLHPLAVEDALEGHQRAKLERYGDSLFVVLRPARYLDAHEAVEFGELHVFVGADFVVTVRHAEGPDLAAVRARMEASPELLRLGPAAVLYAILDQVVDDYGPVVAGLQDDIDEIDDALFQGGEHGLARRIYELAREVVAFQRATTPLEAMVESLRSTAEEGGEVELRRALRDVVDHVIRVQEKVASFRSVLHNALTVNATLVTERHTETALAQNESVKKISGWAAILFAPSLVAGVYGMNFDRMPELHWTFGYPFAIGLMVATSAALYAVFRLKRWL from the coding sequence GTGCCCATCATCGACAACGCCGTCTACGTCGACGGTCGCCGCATCGACGACCCGTCGAGCCTCGAGCAGACCTTCGAGCACATGCGCGCCGCATCCGGCATGGCGTGGATCGGCCTGCTGCGTCCCACCGCCGAGGAGCTGCAGGAGGTCGCGGCCGAGCTGTCGCTGCATCCACTCGCGGTCGAGGACGCGCTCGAGGGGCACCAGCGCGCGAAGCTCGAGCGCTACGGCGACTCGCTGTTCGTCGTGCTGCGTCCCGCACGGTACCTCGACGCGCACGAGGCGGTGGAGTTCGGCGAGCTGCACGTCTTCGTCGGCGCGGACTTCGTCGTCACGGTGCGGCATGCGGAGGGCCCCGACCTCGCCGCGGTCCGCGCGCGCATGGAGGCGAGCCCCGAGCTGCTGCGGCTCGGCCCCGCCGCGGTGCTCTACGCGATCCTCGACCAGGTGGTCGACGACTACGGGCCCGTCGTCGCGGGGCTGCAGGACGACATCGACGAGATCGACGACGCGCTCTTCCAGGGCGGCGAGCACGGGCTCGCGCGCCGCATCTACGAGCTCGCGCGCGAGGTAGTCGCCTTCCAACGTGCGACGACGCCGCTCGAGGCGATGGTCGAGTCGCTGCGCTCCACCGCGGAGGAGGGCGGCGAGGTCGAGCTGCGGCGTGCCCTGCGCGACGTCGTCGACCACGTCATCCGCGTGCAGGAGAAGGTGGCGTCGTTCCGCTCGGTGCTGCACAACGCGCTCACCGTCAACGCGACGCTCGTCACCGAGCGGCATACGGAGACGGCGCTCGCGCAGAACGAGAGCGTGAAGAAGATCTCGGGATGGGCGGCGATCCTCTTCGCGCCGAGCCTGGTCGCCGGCGTGTACGGCATGAACTTCGATCGCATGCCCGAGCTGCACTGGACGTTCGGCTACCCGTTCGCCATCGGCCTCATGGTCGCGACGAGCGCGGCGCTGTACGCCGTCTTCCGCCTGAAGCGCTGGCTCTGA
- a CDS encoding YaeQ family protein produces the protein MAIGATIHTFDVALADVDRGVYEDVSFKVAQHPSETLAFLTTRVLAFLLEHEEGIAFGDSLSGGDEPAVLVRDLTGALVAWIEVGAPEAERIHRGSMAAERCAVYTHRDPEKVAARWSGKRIHRAEHVRLVSFDDGFVDAVADAIARRTTMTLSRTEGVLYAEVNGTALSSAVHERTAA, from the coding sequence ATGGCCATCGGCGCGACCATCCACACGTTCGACGTGGCGCTGGCGGACGTGGATCGCGGCGTCTACGAGGACGTGTCGTTCAAGGTCGCGCAGCACCCGTCGGAGACGCTCGCGTTCCTGACGACGCGCGTGCTCGCCTTCCTGCTCGAGCACGAGGAGGGCATCGCGTTCGGCGACTCGCTCTCGGGCGGCGACGAGCCCGCCGTGCTCGTGCGCGACCTCACCGGCGCGCTCGTCGCGTGGATCGAGGTCGGCGCGCCCGAGGCCGAGCGCATCCACCGCGGCAGCATGGCCGCCGAGCGATGCGCCGTCTACACGCATCGGGACCCCGAGAAGGTCGCCGCGCGCTGGTCCGGCAAGCGCATCCACCGCGCCGAGCACGTGCGGCTCGTGTCCTTCGACGACGGCTTCGTGGATGCGGTCGCCGATGCCATCGCGCGGCGCACGACCATGACGCTGTCGCGCACCGAGGGCGTGCTCTACGCCGAGGTGAACGGCACGGCGCTGTCGAGCGCCGTGCACGAGCGGACCGCGGCCTGA
- the rpsN gene encoding 30S ribosomal protein S14, translating into MAKKSMIAKNEQRKVIVARYAEKRAALKKALVDPSSTDEQREEARLGLQKLPRDASPVRVRKRDAIDGRPRGHVGEYGISRVRFRMMAHRGELPGVTKSSW; encoded by the coding sequence ATGGCCAAGAAGAGCATGATCGCGAAGAACGAGCAGCGGAAGGTCATCGTCGCTCGCTACGCCGAGAAGCGTGCCGCCCTGAAGAAGGCGCTCGTGGACCCGAGCAGCACCGACGAGCAGCGCGAGGAGGCCCGCCTGGGCCTGCAGAAGCTGCCCCGCGACGCCTCGCCCGTGCGCGTGCGCAAGCGCGACGCCATCGACGGCCGCCCCCGCGGCCACGTCGGCGAGTACGGCATCTCGCGTGTCCGCTTCCGCATGATGGCGCACCGCGGCGAGCTGCCCGGCGTGACCAAGTCGAGCTGGTAG
- a CDS encoding GNAT family N-acetyltransferase, translating to MLVPVDEDPERRVPRARGRRAPRAPAAVQEGRAPGVVALVDGEAAGWCSVAPRIQHHRLMRSRSIPMLDEDAWSIVCFVVRAPFRRRGVADHLLAGAVAFAEAEGARVVEGYPIDAASGRVSSAFAYVGSTTLFERAGFERAAETTSRSGGAPRWVMRRELAG from the coding sequence GTGCTGGTGCCTGTCGACGAGGATCCCGAACGCCGAGTTCCGCGCGCTCGAGGGCGCCGCGCGCCCCGCGCGCCTGCGGCGGTACAGGAGGGGCGCGCGCCGGGCGTCGTCGCCCTCGTCGACGGCGAGGCGGCCGGCTGGTGCTCGGTCGCGCCGCGGATCCAGCACCATCGCCTCATGCGCTCGCGCTCGATCCCGATGCTCGACGAGGACGCGTGGAGCATCGTCTGCTTCGTGGTGCGCGCGCCGTTCCGTCGTCGTGGCGTCGCCGACCACCTGCTCGCCGGCGCGGTCGCATTCGCCGAGGCCGAGGGTGCGCGCGTCGTGGAGGGCTACCCGATCGACGCCGCGTCCGGGCGGGTGTCGTCGGCGTTCGCCTACGTCGGCTCGACGACCCTCTTCGAGCGCGCGGGCTTCGAGCGTGCGGCCGAGACGACGTCGCGCTCCGGAGGCGCGCCGCGCTGGGTCATGCGCCGCGAGCTCGCGGGCTGA
- a CDS encoding metal ABC transporter permease, producing the protein MLDLVTPFQLPFMLRPLVLLLVLAVAAGTVGTIVNLRRLEFASDGLTHAVFPGLVIGFVVAGAGGILPGALVAAIVAALVLVAVARRTGTETGVAIVLTACFSLGVVLVSLRSEWAGQMESFFFGSLLTVTDAQLAISVGLVALAVAGIVATWRWQVLRAFDEQAARIAGVPVRGTDVVANVAVALVVVAASAAVGTLLVLAVLIVPAAASRALTRRVVPGALVATGIAALASWLGMAIAFAASSGGVQASPSSIVALTMLAAYLVALAVGAVREGALARRAIA; encoded by the coding sequence GTGCTCGACCTCGTCACCCCGTTCCAGCTGCCGTTCATGCTGCGGCCGCTCGTGCTGCTGCTCGTGCTCGCCGTCGCCGCTGGCACGGTCGGCACGATCGTGAACCTCCGCAGGCTCGAGTTCGCCTCCGACGGCCTGACGCACGCCGTCTTCCCCGGGCTCGTGATCGGCTTCGTCGTCGCGGGCGCGGGCGGCATCCTGCCCGGCGCGCTCGTCGCTGCGATCGTCGCAGCGCTCGTGCTCGTCGCCGTCGCGAGGCGCACCGGCACCGAGACGGGCGTCGCGATCGTGCTCACCGCCTGCTTCTCGCTCGGCGTCGTGCTCGTCTCGCTGCGCTCGGAGTGGGCGGGGCAGATGGAGTCGTTCTTCTTCGGCAGCCTGCTCACGGTGACGGATGCGCAGCTCGCGATCTCGGTCGGCCTCGTCGCCCTCGCGGTCGCGGGCATCGTCGCCACGTGGCGCTGGCAGGTGCTGCGGGCGTTCGACGAGCAGGCGGCGCGCATCGCGGGCGTGCCCGTGCGCGGCACCGACGTCGTCGCGAACGTCGCGGTCGCGCTCGTCGTGGTCGCGGCGTCCGCCGCCGTCGGCACGCTCCTCGTGCTCGCGGTGCTGATCGTGCCGGCTGCCGCATCCCGCGCGCTGACGCGCCGCGTCGTGCCCGGTGCGCTCGTCGCGACCGGCATCGCGGCGCTCGCGTCGTGGCTCGGGATGGCGATCGCGTTCGCCGCCTCGAGCGGCGGCGTGCAGGCCTCGCCGTCGTCGATCGTCGCCCTCACGATGCTCGCCGCCTACCTCGTCGCGCTGGCCGTCGGCGCCGTGCGCGAGGGTGCGCTGGCGCGGAGGGCGATCGCATGA
- a CDS encoding Fur family transcriptional regulator, which translates to MTDVRRRSTKQREAVREALDAADGFVSAQALHATMREGGSTVGLATVYRALATLEQDGAADAVQHDGETVYRACTPTHHHHLICRECGRTVELEADPVEAWTREVAARHGYTDPHHTIEITGICDRHPAGGAA; encoded by the coding sequence ATGACCGACGTGCGCCGACGATCCACGAAGCAGCGGGAGGCCGTGCGCGAGGCGCTCGACGCCGCCGACGGCTTCGTGTCGGCGCAGGCGCTGCACGCGACGATGCGCGAGGGCGGGTCGACCGTCGGGCTCGCCACGGTCTACCGCGCGCTCGCGACGCTCGAGCAGGACGGCGCGGCCGACGCCGTGCAGCACGACGGCGAGACCGTCTACCGCGCGTGCACGCCGACGCACCACCACCACCTCATCTGCCGCGAGTGCGGGCGCACCGTCGAGCTCGAGGCCGACCCCGTGGAGGCGTGGACGCGCGAGGTCGCCGCCCGCCACGGCTACACCGATCCCCACCACACCATCGAGATCACCGGCATCTGCGATCGGCATCCGGCAGGAGGCGCAGCATGA
- a CDS encoding DoxX family protein, producing MADRSAARHGRRPAQTVLRVLLGVALAGAGIAHLTVARDEFQAQVPDVVPLDPDVTVVASGVVEIALGTALVAARRRRIAVGLATAAFFVAIFPGNVAQWVHGRDGFGLDTDQARLGRLFLQPVLVAAALWSTGAGHAIAERIRARRAR from the coding sequence ATGGCCGATCGCTCGGCCGCGCGGCACGGCCGGCGCCCGGCGCAGACCGTGCTGCGCGTCCTGCTCGGCGTCGCGCTCGCCGGCGCGGGCATCGCGCACCTCACCGTCGCCCGCGACGAGTTCCAGGCGCAGGTCCCCGACGTCGTGCCGCTCGATCCCGACGTGACGGTCGTCGCGTCCGGTGTCGTCGAGATCGCGCTCGGCACGGCGCTCGTCGCCGCGAGGCGGCGCCGCATCGCCGTCGGCCTCGCCACCGCCGCGTTCTTCGTCGCCATCTTCCCCGGCAACGTCGCGCAGTGGGTGCACGGTCGCGACGGATTCGGCCTCGACACCGATCAGGCGCGCCTCGGCCGCCTCTTCCTCCAGCCCGTCCTCGTCGCCGCAGCCCTGTGGTCGACGGGCGCCGGCCACGCGATCGCCGAGCGCATCCGCGCCCGCCGCGCTCGCTGA
- a CDS encoding zinc-binding dehydrogenase — protein sequence MRAIVHETFGEPADVLTIGERPTPEPGPGQARVRVLLATIHNHDLWTVRGTYGVRPELPAVAGTEAVGIVDALGEGVDRVAVGDRVVIGGAPGAWAEQVVVDARGLVPAPEGMPDEAAAQLVAMPFSAVSLLHSLHLEPGQWIVQNAANGAVGRMVAQLAVARGIHVVGLVRRTAAIEELREAGIEGIVATDEEGWRDRVAALTGGAPIVAGVDSVGGAAAGEVLSVLGEGGTLVAFGAMGDATMELSSGDLIFKQATVRGFWGAVVSRTMDADTRATLFAELGARIADGSLTLPVSSIHGFDDVTDAVRASLTPGRVGKVLLRP from the coding sequence ATGCGTGCGATCGTGCACGAGACCTTCGGCGAGCCCGCCGACGTCCTGACCATCGGCGAGCGCCCCACGCCGGAGCCCGGCCCCGGGCAGGCGCGCGTGCGCGTGCTGCTCGCGACCATCCACAACCATGACCTGTGGACCGTCCGCGGCACCTACGGCGTGCGACCCGAGCTGCCCGCCGTCGCCGGCACCGAGGCCGTCGGCATCGTCGACGCGCTCGGCGAGGGCGTCGACCGCGTCGCCGTCGGCGACCGCGTCGTCATCGGCGGCGCGCCCGGCGCGTGGGCCGAGCAGGTCGTCGTCGACGCCCGCGGGCTCGTCCCCGCACCCGAGGGCATGCCCGACGAGGCCGCCGCGCAGCTCGTCGCGATGCCGTTCAGCGCCGTGAGCCTGCTGCACTCCCTCCACCTCGAGCCCGGGCAGTGGATCGTGCAGAACGCGGCCAACGGCGCCGTCGGCCGCATGGTCGCGCAGCTCGCCGTCGCCCGGGGCATCCACGTCGTCGGACTCGTCCGCCGCACGGCCGCGATCGAGGAGCTGCGCGAGGCGGGCATCGAGGGCATCGTCGCGACCGACGAGGAGGGATGGCGGGATCGCGTCGCGGCCCTCACGGGCGGCGCGCCGATCGTCGCGGGCGTCGACTCGGTCGGCGGCGCCGCGGCCGGCGAGGTGCTCTCGGTGCTCGGCGAGGGCGGCACGCTCGTCGCGTTCGGCGCGATGGGCGACGCGACGATGGAGCTCTCCTCCGGCGACCTCATCTTCAAGCAGGCCACGGTGCGCGGCTTCTGGGGCGCCGTCGTGAGCCGCACGATGGATGCGGACACGCGCGCGACGCTCTTCGCCGAGCTCGGCGCGCGCATCGCCGACGGCTCGCTCACGCTGCCGGTGTCGAGCATCCACGGCTTCGACGACGTGACGGACGCCGTGCGCGCGAGCCTCACGCCCGGCCGCGTCGGCAAGGTGCTGCTGCGTCCCTGA
- the rpmG gene encoding 50S ribosomal protein L33, translating to MAKKAQDVRPIIKLRSTAGTGYTYVTKKNRRNNPDRLVLKKYDPVVRKHVEFREER from the coding sequence ATGGCCAAGAAGGCGCAGGACGTCCGTCCGATCATCAAGCTCCGCTCGACCGCTGGCACCGGCTACACCTACGTGACGAAGAAGAACCGTCGCAACAACCCCGACCGTCTCGTGCTCAAGAAGTACGACCCCGTCGTGCGCAAGCACGTCGAGTTCCGAGAGGAGCGCTGA
- a CDS encoding metal ABC transporter ATP-binding protein, with product MSIVRVDRASFRRGGRTVLSGVTFAVEPGEAVALVGPNGAGKSTLLDGLLGLVPHDADRFEVPTGAGAIGMLAQSTTTDPAFPISLEQVVMQGRIARLGLRWPGRADREAVAAALDTVRLTAHRKARFGDLSGGQQRRGLLARAIAGEPALLLLDEPFNGLDAASRQSLLDAIERLKARGVGLVVTTHDLELARAVCERTLLVDREQVAFDDTACVLTLEQVRATFEHHAVEIDGHTLATAEHHAAEHGHVEHRDHDER from the coding sequence GTGAGCATCGTCCGCGTCGATCGTGCGTCCTTCCGCAGGGGAGGGCGCACGGTGCTGTCCGGGGTGACCTTCGCGGTCGAGCCGGGGGAGGCGGTCGCGCTCGTCGGACCGAACGGCGCCGGCAAGTCGACGCTGCTCGACGGGCTGCTGGGGCTCGTGCCGCACGACGCCGATCGATTCGAGGTGCCGACGGGCGCCGGCGCCATCGGCATGCTCGCCCAGTCGACGACGACGGACCCCGCCTTCCCCATCTCCCTCGAGCAGGTCGTCATGCAGGGGCGCATCGCGCGCCTGGGGCTGCGCTGGCCCGGTCGCGCCGACCGCGAGGCCGTCGCGGCGGCGCTCGACACCGTGCGGCTCACGGCGCACCGGAAGGCGCGCTTCGGCGACCTCTCCGGCGGCCAGCAGCGCCGCGGCCTCCTCGCCCGCGCGATCGCCGGCGAGCCGGCGCTCCTCCTCCTCGACGAGCCCTTCAACGGGCTCGACGCGGCGAGCAGGCAGTCGCTGCTCGACGCGATCGAGCGGCTCAAGGCTCGCGGCGTCGGCCTCGTCGTGACGACGCACGACCTCGAGCTCGCGCGCGCCGTGTGCGAGCGGACGCTGCTCGTCGACCGCGAGCAGGTCGCGTTCGACGACACCGCGTGCGTCCTCACGCTCGAGCAGGTGCGCGCCACGTTCGAGCACCACGCGGTCGAGATCGACGGGCACACGCTCGCGACGGCGGAGCACCACGCCGCCGAGCACGGCCACGTCGAGCACCGCGACCACGACGAGCGCTGA
- a CDS encoding organic hydroperoxide resistance protein: protein MDVLYTAEALSTGAGRNGRVTTPDGRLALDMAVPKDMGGSGEGSNPEQLFAAGYAACFHSALQGVARAQKVAIADSSVGARVHIGPNGDGGYGLAVELEVVIPELPHDQAQALADAAHQVCPYSNATRGNIDVTVTVTDD, encoded by the coding sequence ATGGACGTGCTCTACACCGCAGAGGCGCTGTCGACCGGCGCCGGCAGGAACGGTCGCGTCACGACGCCCGACGGGCGCCTCGCGCTCGACATGGCCGTGCCGAAGGACATGGGCGGCTCGGGCGAGGGGTCCAACCCCGAGCAGCTCTTCGCCGCCGGCTACGCCGCGTGCTTCCACTCCGCCCTGCAGGGCGTCGCCCGGGCGCAGAAGGTCGCCATCGCCGACTCGAGCGTCGGCGCACGCGTGCACATCGGCCCGAACGGCGACGGCGGCTACGGCCTCGCCGTCGAGCTCGAGGTCGTCATCCCCGAGCTGCCGCACGACCAGGCGCAGGCGCTCGCCGACGCCGCCCACCAGGTGTGCCCCTACTCGAACGCGACGCGCGGCAACATCGACGTCACGGTCACCGTGACGGACGACTGA
- a CDS encoding metal ABC transporter substrate-binding protein, translating into MPRRSSRLVLPVVALAASAVALAGCSTSAGAGAGDGTLRVVATTTQMGDVVREIVGDDAQVTQLLQPGQSAHSYDPTPEALTALANADVLVINGAGLEEWLDDTIEASGFDGELVDASADVHLHEGEAHDHGDDEHAEEEHADEATASDGHDDHDHGGTDPHVWSDPHQVVHMAETIGAALAAADPADAAAIEASTADYVAQLEALDEWVHASIEQVPAEQRLLVTNHDTFSYLAEATGITIVGSVMPSFDDNAEPSAADIDALVAAIRDSGVRAVFSETSIDPQIAQTIASEADVEVYSGEDALYADSLGAEGTPGATYVGSVIHNVTLIVESWGVEPLPVPDSLA; encoded by the coding sequence ATGCCCCGTCGCTCCTCGCGCCTCGTCCTGCCCGTCGTCGCCCTCGCCGCGTCCGCCGTGGCCCTCGCGGGCTGCTCGACGTCCGCCGGCGCCGGCGCCGGCGACGGCACGCTGCGCGTCGTCGCGACGACGACGCAGATGGGCGACGTCGTGCGCGAGATCGTCGGCGACGACGCCCAGGTGACGCAGCTGCTGCAGCCGGGCCAGTCCGCGCACTCGTACGACCCGACGCCCGAGGCGCTCACCGCGCTCGCGAACGCCGACGTGCTCGTCATCAATGGTGCGGGGCTCGAGGAGTGGCTCGACGACACCATCGAGGCGTCGGGCTTCGACGGCGAGCTCGTCGACGCCTCGGCCGACGTGCACCTGCACGAGGGCGAGGCGCACGACCACGGCGACGACGAGCACGCCGAGGAGGAGCACGCCGACGAGGCGACTGCCTCGGATGGCCACGACGACCACGACCACGGCGGCACCGACCCGCACGTGTGGAGCGACCCGCACCAGGTCGTGCACATGGCCGAGACGATCGGCGCCGCGCTCGCCGCCGCCGACCCGGCGGACGCGGCTGCGATCGAGGCGTCGACCGCCGACTACGTCGCGCAGCTCGAGGCGCTCGACGAGTGGGTGCACGCCTCCATCGAGCAGGTGCCCGCCGAGCAGCGACTGCTCGTGACGAACCACGACACGTTCTCGTACCTGGCCGAGGCGACCGGCATCACGATCGTCGGCTCGGTCATGCCCTCCTTCGACGACAACGCCGAGCCGAGTGCCGCCGACATCGACGCCCTCGTCGCCGCCATCCGCGACTCCGGCGTGCGCGCCGTCTTCTCGGAGACGAGCATCGATCCCCAGATCGCGCAGACGATCGCGTCGGAGGCCGACGTCGAGGTCTACTCGGGCGAGGATGCCCTCTACGCCGACTCGCTGGGCGCCGAGGGCACCCCCGGCGCGACGTACGTCGGCAGCGTCATCCACAACGTCACGCTCATCGTCGAGTCGTGGGGCGTCGAGCCGCTGCCCGTGCCGGATAGCCTCGCGTAG
- the rpmB gene encoding 50S ribosomal protein L28 — protein sequence MAAVCQVTGAVPGFGHNISHSHRRTKRRFDPNVQKKTYYVPSLRKNVTLTLSAKGIKVIDARGIEAVVRDLQKKGVKL from the coding sequence ATGGCAGCAGTGTGCCAGGTGACTGGAGCCGTCCCCGGCTTCGGGCACAACATCTCGCACTCGCACCGCCGGACGAAGCGCCGCTTCGACCCGAACGTGCAGAAGAAGACGTACTACGTCCCCTCGCTCCGCAAGAACGTCACGCTGACGCTCTCGGCGAAGGGCATCAAGGTGATCGACGCTCGTGGCATCGAGGCCGTCGTCCGTGACCTCCAGAAGAAGGGGGTGAAGCTCTGA